The following coding sequences lie in one Cucurbita pepo subsp. pepo cultivar mu-cu-16 chromosome LG13, ASM280686v2, whole genome shotgun sequence genomic window:
- the LOC111808604 gene encoding uncharacterized protein LOC111808604 isoform X2, protein MDIEGEDACPSTVVSQKDVQQIKLGQYTRDFSWLGSPWTCKRKRWHYPSFSRNGFKISVHDFVYVLAEEGKRLVAYLEDMYEDSRSNRMVVVRWFHKIDEVDIVLPHNFSDREIYFSLCLQDLSVECIDGAATVLSPQHFEKFQNEAKHTLLEPYVCEKQFDNDDIKPFDITQVKGYWKQEILRYMYALSSSKAHTHSQQSEDDTSAEMRPRKRYRRLRKDDVQNTEKRKPGNISSSPDVCRNSGVVFSPKWGCASKTFIGKELNNASSGQLSVGSEIEVLSHDSGIRGCWFRASIVKKRREKVKVQYHNLQDADDESNKLMEWLSASRVAAADQLGLRINGRLVIRPQPSKDSKAASVYNVGTIVDVWWHDGWWEGIIIQKESEDKFRVYLPGEKQELVLGRDDLRHSREWIGNRWMHMQERPDIATSILSRPANDGFPNKTLTLLSQDAVCDSKQPGEDRSQSSDRVKTKELSTVPDLSKDGLLAKLRWTGSKKRSQPSGSGSLASRSVSSPSTSSSPCERGATPNSMKVDHENCKYLGDSLFTSSVVPSLSSLVMSR, encoded by the exons ATGGACATAGAAGGTGAAGATGCTTGCCCGTCGACTGTTGTTTCTCAGAAG GACGTTCAACAGATAAAATTGGGTCAATATACCAGAGATTTTTCATGGCTAGGATCTCCATGGACCTGTAAGCGAAAGCGATGGCACTATCCATCTTTCAGCCGCAATGGTTTTAAGATCTCA GTTCATGACTTTGTATATGTCTTAGCCGAGGAAGGCAAACGTCTTGTTGCATATTTGGAGGATATGTATGAAGACTCTCGAAGCAACAGGATGGTTGTGGTACGATGGTTTCACAAAATTGATGAGGTTGATATTGTTTTGCCACACAATTTTAGTGACAGAGAGATTTACTTTTCTCTTTGTCTTCAAGATCTCAGTGTTGAATGCATAGATGGGGCGGCGACTGTTCTTAGTCCCCAGCATTTTGAGAAGTTCCAGAACGAGGCGAAACATACTTTATTGGAGCCGTATGTTTGTGAGAAGCAATTCGATAATGATGATATCAAACCCTTTGATATTACACAGGTCAAAGGCTATTGGAAGCAAGAAATACTCAGATACATGTACGCTCTTTCTTCTTCGAAAGCCCACACCCACTCTCAGCAGTCAGAAGATGACACGAGTGCTGAGATGAGGCCTCGAAAGAGGTATCGACGCTTGAGAAAAGATGACGTGCAAAATACTGAGAAGAGAAAACCTGGAAACATATCTTCTTCTCCTGACGTGTGCAGGAACAGCGGTGTTGTTTTCAGTCCCAAATGGGGTTGTGcttctaaaacttttataGGCAAGGAGTTGAACAATGCTTCTTCTGGTCAGTTATCTGTAGGATCAGAGATTGAAGTTCTCTCGCACGACAGCGGTATTCGAGGGTGTTGGTTTAGAGCTTCAATAGTAAAAAAGCGCAGAGAGAAGGTCAAGGTGCAATATCACAATCTTCAGGATGCCGATGACGAGTCGAACAAGCTTATG GAATGGCTTTCAGCATCCAGAGTTGCAGCTGCTGATCAATTGGGTTTACGCATCAATGGACGATTAGTTATTCGTCCACAGCCCAGTAAGGATAGCAAAGCTGCATCGGTTTACAATGTCGGGACAATCGTTGATGTATGGTGGCACGACGGTTGGTGGGAAGGAATTATAATTCAGAAGGAATCCGAAGACAAGTTTCGAGTTTACTTGCCAG GTGAAAAGCAAGAATTGGTTCTTGGCCGAGACGATTTGAGGCATTCTCGAGAATGGATAGGAAACCGGTGGATGCATATGCAAGAAAGGCCAGATATCGCAACTTCAATTCTGTCCCGTCCAGCAAATGATGGCTTCCCTAACAAGACGTTGACCTTGTTGAGCCAAGATGCTGTTTGTGACAGCAAACAACCAGGAGAAGATCGAAGTCAATCAAGCGATCGAGTCAAGACTAAAGAACTGAGCACAGTTCCAGATCTGTCGAAGGACGGTTTGCTTGCCAAATTACGGTGGACGGGTTCGAAAAAAAGAAGCCAACCCAGTGGGAGCGGTTCATTGGCGAGTAGATCGGTTTCTTCTCCATCAACTTCTTCCAGTCCATGTGAAAGAGGTGCAACTCCAAACTCCATGAAAGTGGATCATGAGAACTGCAAATACCTGGGGGATTCTCTGTTCACTTCATCAGTCGTGCCTTCTCTCTCAAGCTTGGTAATGTCGagatga